In Paramormyrops kingsleyae isolate MSU_618 chromosome 13, PKINGS_0.4, whole genome shotgun sequence, a single window of DNA contains:
- the LOC111859902 gene encoding uncharacterized protein produces the protein MMLEGFVLLLLQGTGAFVIRSPVPSPCLGASSGKERLRLRPCDLDSDPPLAAVHLLVRRGMEQPLTTEPPGPCIYDPKTHGKQRPSPRICLDSALPLASDSRDVTLPSGKLLLWEAKLRKENQRYRRAFDNGDDSEGESGDADESDPTEEQREYLKWYYRTEDPSSWKYAMLALSFVALLLGSLLFGLGIMADRSRKAIAMYKPAIQLLEMEKLDSGTQKRGTSDASPQGDWATVTALVNRDEVDRMKPGDIVLKWKDGNVSVL, from the exons ATGATGCTGGAAGGGTTTGTGCTGTTACTGCTACAAG GGACGGGGGCTTTCGTGATCCGCAGCCCTGTCCCCAGCCCATGCCTGGGGGCCTCCTCTGGGAAGGAGCGGCTGCGCCTGAGGCCGTGTGACCTGGACTCCGATCCTCCATTAGCAGCTGTTCATCTCCTGGTTCGCCGTGGTATGGAGCAGCCCCTGACCACAGAGCCGCCGGGCCCTTGCATCTATGACCCCAAGACCCATGGAAAGCAGAGGCCATCCCCACGGATCTGCCTTGACAGTGCCCTGCCGCTGGCTTCTGACAGCCGGGACGTCACGCTGCCTTCGGGAAAGCTGCTCCTCTGGGAGGCCAAGCTCAGAAAGGAGAATCAGC GTTACAGAAGGGCTTTTGATAATGGAGATGATTCTGAGGGAGAGTCAGGGGATGCAGACGAAAGCGACCCAACGGAGGAACAGAGGGAGTACTTAAAATGGTATTACCGCACAGAGGACC CCTCTTCCTGGAAGTACGCCATGCTGGCTCTGTCCTTTGTAGCCCTCCTGCTGGGCTCTTTACTCTTTGGCCTGGGCATCATGGCTGACAG GAGCAGGAAGGCCATCGCCATGTACAAGCCTGCCATCCAGCTGTTAGAAATGGAGAAGCTGGACAGTGGGACCCAGAAGAGAGGGACCTCAGATGCTTCACCCCAGGGAGACTGGGCCACAGTCACTGCCCTTGTGAACCGCGATGAGGTAGACAGGATGAAACCAGGAGACATCGTGTTAAAGTGGAAGGACGGCAACGTGTCAGTGCTGTAG
- the LOC111859905 gene encoding ras-like protein family member 12 isoform X2, protein MSSMFGKTRTSAMPDRAECNVAVLGIRGSGKSEDIYSSEEIVDQQPVLVKVMDTADQDGPVNCERYLTWAGAFLVVYSIDDRRTFEGCQRYLDVVAAHAKSLQVDLPVLLLGNKLDMERYRQVSESDGCALASHYSCLFFEVSACQDFISVQRVFHEAVREARRDAERGRPTSPLFISEDRPSASLATTLPLGPGLAEPPTPAGARVVPVKSSRAQSKRRAPTLTLLKGFRIF, encoded by the exons ATGTCTTCGATGTTTGGGAAAACTAGGACCTCCGCTATGCCGGACCGAGCTGAGTGCAATGTTGCTGTGTTAGGAATACGGGGTTCGGGCAAATCAG AGGATATATATAGTTCGGAAGAGATTGTGGACCAACAGCCAGTTCTTGTAAAGGTTATGGACACTGCTGACCAG GACGGACCGGTGAACTGTGAGCGATACCTGACCTGGGCCGGCGCCTTCCTGGTGGTCTACAGCATCGATGACCGCCGCACCTTTGAGGGCTGCCAGCGGTACCTAGACGTTGTGGCGGCTCACGCCAAGTCGCTGCAGGTGGATCTGCCCGTCCTCCTGCTGGGGAACAAGCTGGACATGGAGCGATACCG GCAGGTCAGCGAGTCCGACGGCTGCGCCCTGGCCTCCCACTACAGCTGCCTGTTCTTCGAAGTATCCGCCTGCCAGGACTTCATTTCGGTGCAGCGAGTGTTTCACGAGGCCGTGCGAGAGGCGCGGCGGGACGCTGAAAGGGGTCGGCCCACAAGCCCCCTCTTTATCAGCGAGGACAGGCCATCCGCCAGCCTGGCCACCACCCTGCCGCTGGGACCCGGCCTCGCAGAGCCGCCGACACCCGCCGGTGCCAGGGTCGTCCCTGTCAAGTCGTCACGGGCACAGAGCAAACGCCGGGCACCCACCCTTACTCTGCTGAAAGGCTTCAGGATCTTctga
- the LOC111859905 gene encoding ras-like protein family member 12 isoform X1 → MSSMFGKTRTSAMPDRAECNVAVLGIRGSGKSALTVKFLTRRFISEYDPNMEDIYSSEEIVDQQPVLVKVMDTADQDGPVNCERYLTWAGAFLVVYSIDDRRTFEGCQRYLDVVAAHAKSLQVDLPVLLLGNKLDMERYRQVSESDGCALASHYSCLFFEVSACQDFISVQRVFHEAVREARRDAERGRPTSPLFISEDRPSASLATTLPLGPGLAEPPTPAGARVVPVKSSRAQSKRRAPTLTLLKGFRIF, encoded by the exons ATGTCTTCGATGTTTGGGAAAACTAGGACCTCCGCTATGCCGGACCGAGCTGAGTGCAATGTTGCTGTGTTAGGAATACGGGGTTCGGGCAAATCAG CTCTGACCGTGAAGTTTCTAACGAGGCGATTCATCAGTGAATATGACCCTAACATGG AGGATATATATAGTTCGGAAGAGATTGTGGACCAACAGCCAGTTCTTGTAAAGGTTATGGACACTGCTGACCAG GACGGACCGGTGAACTGTGAGCGATACCTGACCTGGGCCGGCGCCTTCCTGGTGGTCTACAGCATCGATGACCGCCGCACCTTTGAGGGCTGCCAGCGGTACCTAGACGTTGTGGCGGCTCACGCCAAGTCGCTGCAGGTGGATCTGCCCGTCCTCCTGCTGGGGAACAAGCTGGACATGGAGCGATACCG GCAGGTCAGCGAGTCCGACGGCTGCGCCCTGGCCTCCCACTACAGCTGCCTGTTCTTCGAAGTATCCGCCTGCCAGGACTTCATTTCGGTGCAGCGAGTGTTTCACGAGGCCGTGCGAGAGGCGCGGCGGGACGCTGAAAGGGGTCGGCCCACAAGCCCCCTCTTTATCAGCGAGGACAGGCCATCCGCCAGCCTGGCCACCACCCTGCCGCTGGGACCCGGCCTCGCAGAGCCGCCGACACCCGCCGGTGCCAGGGTCGTCCCTGTCAAGTCGTCACGGGCACAGAGCAAACGCCGGGCACCCACCCTTACTCTGCTGAAAGGCTTCAGGATCTTctga
- the LOC111859915 gene encoding ubiquitin-associated protein 1-like translates to MNVLDEVPFKIPLGPLEGPQDKVELVTAPELTTLDREKILLETKYEFCLENWVLTGTQEGSACPRSSSKPRPSCPPYWLMFSSPQESRLARLRSDLWEAPLRQRSRSLPATEGRCMHPRVKLLISDSEGEGGYSEDDESSSTEEDGASPRVRAAQWHRPRTPRECRRSSSPHLRRQRSPCQHRRRRTTSPLAPQDSGQPVQPTESILQLTSQRHPKRKLHTLGHRRSLTPQPPCSSPPRSRPPPRPSTAEYKSSSLSRYSRLPPPRSVRRAHDSHATLPDSSAELLSALSQDERDLLDAITDQGYPLHTAITALQKTGRQSAERVLSYLLAHDRLCKLGYDETQVEEALEMFQNCEAKAAEFLHLLTQFNEMGFQQNVIKEALLVHENHRERALEELMTRTG, encoded by the exons ATGAATGTGTTGGATGAGGTGCCCTTCAAGATCCCTCTGGGCCCTCTGGAAGGTCCCCAGGACAAAGTGGAGCTTGTCACTGCCCCAGAACTCACCACGCTGGACCGTGAGAAGATCCTCCTAGAAACAAAG TATGAGTTTTGTTTGGAGAACTGGGTGCTGACTGGGACCCAGGAGGGCTCGGCCTGCCCACGGTCATCCTCTAAGCCCCGGCCCTCCTGTCCTCCGTACTGGCTGATGTTCAGCAGCCCACAGGAGAGCCGCCTGGCCAGACTCAGGAGCGACCTCTGGGAGGCGCCGCTGCGCCAGCGGAGCCGCAGCCTGCCGGCCACTGAAGGCCGCTGCATGCACCCCCGTGTCAAGCTGCTCATCTCTGATTCAGAAGGTGAGGGTGGATACTCTGAGGATGACGAGTCGTCCTCCACGGAGGAGGACGGGGCATCTCCACGGGTCAGGGCGGCTCAATGGCACAGGCCGAGGACACCGAGGGAGTGTCGCCGCAGCTCCTCACCACACCTGCGGCGCCAGAGATCGCCATGCCAGCACCGCCGGCGCAGGACCACCTCCCcactggccccccaggactccGGGCAGCCCGTGCAGCCAACTGAGAGTATCCTGCAGCTCACGAGCCAGCGGCACCCCAAGAGGAAGCTACACACACTGGGCCACAGACGTTCCCTAACGCCTCAGCCACCATGTTCCTCTCCGCCCAGGAGCCGGCCACCACCCAGGCCCTCAACCGCAGAGTACAAATCCTCG TCCCTGAGCCGCTATTCCCGGCTGCCACCACCCCGCTCGGTGCGTCGGGCCCACGATTCCCACGCGACGCTCCCGGACTCGTCGGCGGAGCTGCTGTCAGCCCTGAGTCAGGATGAGAGGGATCTCCTGGACGCCATCACTGACCAAGGCTACCCGCTACACACGGCCATCACCGCCTTGCAGAAGACGGGTCGTCAGAGTGCCGAGAGG GTCCTGAGCTACCTGCTGGCCCATGACCGTCTCTGCAAACTGGGCTACGATGAGACGCAGGTAGAGGAGGCCCTTGAGATGTTCCAGAACTGTGAGGCGAAG GCCGCTGAGTTCCTGCATCTCCTCACCCAGTTCAATGAGATGGGCTTCCAGCAGAATGTGATCAAAGAGGCATTGCTCGTCCACGAGAACCACAGGGAGCGGGCCCTGGAGGAGCTAATGACACGAACAGGCTAA
- the LOC111859926 gene encoding ATP-dependent clpX-like chaperone, mitochondrial gives MSCTCTSAARLLISSAQRGISCTRAQLVALGRVVPYDGTLTCRVPVRLFSVTPVYSASKDGMSKDGDGGKKTISDAGGKRSAGSGGSGKGGAHLRCPKCGDPCTHVETFVSSTRFVKCEKCQHFFVVLSETDSKKSLNKDPDSAAEAVKLAFQQKPPPPPKKIYAYLDKYVVGQSHAKKVLSVAVYNHYKRIYNNIPASSRPQVEVDKQASLTPRELEIRRREDEYRFTKLLQIAGISPHGNALGASMQQQVNQHPPQEKRGGEVLDSPHSDIRLEKSNIVLLGPTGSGKTLLAQTLAKCLDVPFAICDCTTLTQAGYVGEDIESVIAKLLQDANYVVEKAQQGIVFLDEVDKIGSVPGIHQLRDVGGEGVQQGLLKLLEGTIVNVPEKNSRKLRGETVQVDTTNILFVASGAFNGLDRIISRRKNEKYLGFGSPSNLGQGRRAAAAADLANSSGEVDTVQEMEERDRLLRHVEARDLIEFGMIPEFVGRLPVVVPLHSLDEDTLVRILTEPRNAVVPQYQALFSMDKCELSVTPDALRAIARLALERKTGARGLRSIMEKLLLEPMFEVPHSDIMAVELTKDVVFGLSEPRYIRAPAKDSNEEDFDSGNEEENWPRQADAANN, from the exons ATGTCCTGTACTTGCACTTCGGCAGCAAGATTGTTAATAAGCTCGGCGCAAAGGG GGATCTCCTGCACTCGCGCTCAGCTGGTGGCCCTGGGCAGAGTGGTGCCATATGATGGCACCTTGACATGCCGAGTGCCTGTCAGATTATTCTCAGTGACGCCGGTCTATTCTGCCTCGAAAGATGGAATGTCTAAAGATGGTGATGGTGGAAAG AAGACGATCAGCGACGCTGGTGGGAAGAGATCAGCGGGTTCAGGAGGTAGCGGGAAGGGGGGGGCCCACCTGCGCTGCCCCAAATGTGGGGACCCCTGCACTCATGTGGAGACATTTGTCT CATCCACGCGCTTCGTGAAATGTGAGAAATGCCAGCACTTCTTCGTGGTGCTCTCCGAAACGGACTCCAAGAAAAGCCTGAACAAGGACCCGGATTCGGCTGCCGAGGCCGTTAAACTGGCCTTCCAGcagaagccccccccacccccgaagaAG ATTTACGCCTATCTGGATAAGTACGTGGTGGGCCAATCTCATGCCAAGAAGGTGCTATCCGTGGCTGTGTACAACCATTACAAGCGCATCTACAACAACATCCCAGCCAGCTCCAGGCCGCAAGTGGAAGTGGACAAGCAGGCCAGTCTGACTCCCAGAG AGCTAGAGATACGAAGACGGGAGGATGAGTACAGATTCACAA AGCTGCTCCAAATCGCAGGGATTAGTCCCCATGGTAATGCCTTGGGGGCCTCCATGCAACAGCAGGTGAACCAACACCCGCCTCAGGAGAAGCGAGGAGGGGAGGTGCTGGACTCCCCACACAGTGACATCAGGCTGGAGAAGAGCAACATTGTGCTGTTAGGTCCCACCGGGTCAG GTAAAACACTTTTGGCTCAGACTCTTGCGAAATGTCTGGATGTTCCCTTTGCCATCTGCGACTGTACCACGCTGACTCAGGCGGGGTATGTGGGAGAGGACATAGAGTCTGTGATCGCGAAACTGCTTCAGGATGCCAACTACGTGGTGGAGAAGGCGCAGCAAG GCATCGTCTTCCTGGATGAGGTAGACAAGATTGGCAGTGTTCCTGGAATCCACCAACTGCGTGATGTGGGTGGGGAAGGAGTGCAGCAG GGTTTACTCAAGCTACTGGAGGGCACCATCGTCAACGTCCCTGAGAAGAACTCCAGAAAACTGAGGGGTGAGACGGTGCAGGTGGACACGACAAACATCCTCTTTGTAGCATCTGGAGCCTTCAATGGGCTGGACAGGATAATCAGCCGCAGGAAGAATGAGAAG TACTTGGGCTTCGGCAGCCCGTCCAACCTGGGCCAGGGACGgcgagcggcggcagcagccgACCTGGCCAACAGCAGCGGCGAGGTGGACACCGTGCAGGAAATGGAGGAGCGGGACCGGCTACTCCGGCATGTGGAAGCCCGTGACCTCATCGAGTTTGGCATGATCCCCGAGTTCGTGGGCCGGCTGCCCGTGGTGGTGCCTCTACATAGCCTGGACGAGGACACGCTGGTGCGCATCCTGACGGAGCCGCGGAATGCAGTGGTGCCCCAGTACCAAGCGCTTTTCAGCATGGACAAG TGTGAGCTGTCTGTGACCCCGGATGCCTTGCGGGCCATAGCTAGACTGGCACTTGAGAGGAAGACTGGAGCTCGTGGCCTTAGATCCATCATG GAGAAACTGCTGCTGGAACCTATGTTTGAGGTCCCACATTCAGATATCATGGCCGTGGAACTTACTAAAGATGTGGTTTTTGGCCTATCAGAACCTCGGTACATAAG AGCGCCCGCAAAGGACTCTAATGAGGAGGACTTCGATTCTGGAAATGAGGAAGAGAACTGGCCCAGGCAGGCAGACGCTGCCAATAACTGA
- the LOC111859900 gene encoding maspardin-like, whose translation MDEISQSPDYNWFRSTVPLKRIVVDDDDSKVWSLYDAGPKNIRCPVVLLPPVSGTADIFFQQVLALTGWGYRVIALQYPIYWDLLEFCDGFRKLLDHLQLDKIHLFGASLGGFLAQKFAEYTHKSPRVHSLILCNSFSDTSIFNQTWMANSFWLMPAFMLKKIVLGNFGSGPVDPEIADAIDFMVDRLEGLKQSELASRLTLNCQNSYVEPHKLRDVTVTIIDVFDQSALSQEAKEEMYKLYPDAKRAHLKTGGNFPYLSRSAEVNLHIQIHMRQFHETRYAALGLALVSTDEVQPQAPGPNRTGQ comes from the exons ATGGATGAAATAAGTCAATCTCCTGATTACAACTGGTTCCGAAGCACAGTTCCTCTCAAACGA ATCGTTGTGGATGACGATGACAGTAAGGTATGGTCGCTGTACGATGCTGGTCCCAAGAACATTCGCTGCCCCGTCGTCTTACTTCCGCCCGTCAGCGGAACGGCCGATATCTTCTTCCAGCAGGTTCTGGCCCTGACCGGCTGGGGCTACAGAGTTATCGCG CTCCAGTATCCAATTTACTGGGATCTACTGGAATTCTGTGATGGATTCAGGAAGCTTCTCGATCATTTACAGCTGGACAAG ATACATCTGTTTGGAGCGTCCCTAGGTGGTTTCCTGGCTCAGAAATTTGCAGAATATACTCACAAATCCCCCCGAGTGCACTCCCTCATCCTCTGCAACTCCTTCAGTGATACTTCCATCTTTAATCAGACTTGGATGGCAAACAG tttttggttgaTGCCGGCCTTCATGTTGAAGAAGATTGTCCTTGGAAACTTTGGGAGTGGACCTGTAGATCCGGAAATCGCCGATGCCATAGACTTCATGGTAGATCGG CTGGAGGGCCTGAAACAGAGTGAACTGGCCTCGCGACTGACCCTGAATTGCCAGAATTCCTACGTGGAGCCTCATAAACTGAGGGACGTCACGGTGACCATAATAGAT GTCTTCGATCAGAGCGCGCTCTCCCAAGAGGCTAAGGAGGAGATGTACAAGTTGTACCCAGATGCAAAACGAGCTCACCTCAAAACGGGCGGGAACTTCCCTTACCTTTCGCGGAGTGCGGAGGTCAATCTCCATATCCAG ATTCATATGCGGCAGTTCCACGAGACGAGGTACGCAGCTCTCGGCCTGGCCTTGGTGAGCACAGACGAGGTGCAGCCGCAAGCTCCCGGCCCTAACAGGACCGGCCAGTGA